A segment of the Catenuloplanes nepalensis genome:
CGAACGGGTAATTTTTTCGGGTTCACCCGATCACGGGGCTGGCGGACGCGCGCTGCTCACCTACCATGAGGCCTGCTCGCTCGCATCGTCGCACGGCGAGTCTCCAAGCGCAGCAACGCCTTTGCGAGGTTCTCATGACCACCGAGCCGATCGAGTCCACCGGGTCGGCACCCTTCACCGACCTGTCCCCGGTGATCCATGCGACGACCCGCTGGCTGCTCTCGGCGTACCCGCCGCGACCTGGCTTCCTGTCCTTCCGGCTGGCCGAGGAGCAGGTCCGGGCGGCGGTCGCGATCGCGGCCCGGTTGCGCTACCCGACCGACCTGGAGGCCGGCCTGCTGCTGATCACCGGCACCGGCGGCGCCGGGCGGCTGGACTGGCTGACCGGCTCGGACGTGCATCCGACGCCGGGTGAGCCATGGCGCGCGCAGGTCGACGAGGTGCTGGCCAGCTGGGCCGCCGCGCTGCTCACCGACGCGGACCTGGCCGTCGCCGCGACCGCGATCGCGCCGGTACCGGAGGACGTGGACCGGCTGACCGCGCCGGACGCGCGCGACCTGGCCGCGGCCGCGGAGCTGCGCCACCCGGACGCGATGCACGCGATCAGCGCGCTGCACCTGCCGGAGCTGACCCGCACGCTCGCCGCGGCCGGCTTCCGCGGCTGGCTATGAACCTCCGCGCACGAGTAGCGGAGGCGCGGGTGGGGCGGCTGGCCACGGTCGGCGCGGACGGGCGGCCGCACCTGGTGCCGATCTGTTTCGCGCTGGTCGGCGACCAGATCTTCAGCGCCGTCGACCACAAACCCAAGCGCACGGTACGGCTGCGGCGGCTGGCGAACGCGCGGGAGACCGGCGTGGCCTCGCTGCTGATCGACGAGTACGACGACGACTGGACCCGGCTGTGGTGGGTCCGCCTGGACGGCACCGTCTCCGTGCTGGACACCGCACCGGAGGCCGCGCTGGATGCGCTGACGGCCAAATACCCGCAGTACGCCGCAAAGCGGCCAGCAGGCCCGATGCTGGTCTTGACGATCTCGACGTGGTCCGGCTGGTCCTATCTGGACGGTTGACGGACGGCGCTAGAGTCTCGTCCGTGCGCGCCGACGAGCTCGTCCTTCGTACCCCCATCCCCGGTGCGGTGGTCTGCTGGCTCTTAATCCTGAGCGGGAGCCAGGTCGCGGGTCTCGCGGGGGGCAGCGACATCGTCAGTCCGGTGTTCCGTGTCCTCTGCCTCGTCGTGGGCGTCTTCCCGCTCACCATCATGATCGGTCAATGGCGCACGCCGCCCCGGCTGTCCCCGGAGGGCATCCACGCCGCCCCGCCGATCGGACTCCGGTACCACCCGACGATTCCCTGGGACATGGTCGGCCGGATCTGGACGGACGGGCCGACGATCCGCGTCCGGCTGCGTGACCCGGACGCCGCCGCCGGTGCCGACCACACGTTCCGGGCACGCATGCGCCG
Coding sequences within it:
- a CDS encoding TIGR03668 family PPOX class F420-dependent oxidoreductase codes for the protein MNLRARVAEARVGRLATVGADGRPHLVPICFALVGDQIFSAVDHKPKRTVRLRRLANARETGVASLLIDEYDDDWTRLWWVRLDGTVSVLDTAPEAALDALTAKYPQYAAKRPAGPMLVLTISTWSGWSYLDG